The genomic interval ACCCAGTGCCAGGAGAGATTATCCGTCAGGAGGCCGCCGGTGCTCGGCCCGATGACCGAGGCAAAGCTGAAAACCGCGGTCATCAGCCCCTGGTATTTTCCCCGCTCCCGCGGCGGGAAGATATCCGCGATGACCGTGAAGGCATTGGTCATCATTACCCCGCCGCCGATGCCCTGGAGGCCGCGGAAAATAATCAGCTGGGTCATGTTCTGGGCGAAGCCGCAGGCCAGCGAGAACGCCACGAAAATGCCGATGCCGATTACATAAAAAGTCTTGCGGCCGTACATATCGGAGAGTTTGCCCACTATCGGCACGGTCACGGCCGAGGTAATCATGTATATGGAGGTTACCCAGGTGTACTGGCTGAAACCGCTGAGGTCGGCGATGATGCGCGGCATCGCCGTGCCGACTATGGTCTGGTCCAGGGCGCTTAGTAACATGGCCAGCATGACGCCGGCCATGGTCCAGCGTACCTGGCTCTTGGTAAATGTGTAGGCGTGCTCCGGGGCGGAAAGGCCGCTATTTTGCATTGTCTTTAGATATCCATTCTGTCTTGCCCGGGTCCTGGTTGGGTTTACCGCGGCTGCCCAGCTTGGGGCCGATTTCCTTAAGCTTACTTAATGATACGGCCAGCTCTTCCAGCTCTTTTTCGGTCAGGTAGGCAAGCATGATTCTGACATTGTTTTTTAAAAATTCGTCACATCGTTTAAAGGTCTCTTTGCCCTTGGGGGTTAATATCACATCGGTAATCCGGCGGTCATTGATGTTGGCGGCCTTCTCCACCAGTCCGGCTTTGACCATCTGGTTCAATAAATAGGTCATCTGCGGCTTGGGAATCAGGAAGGTATTCGCGATTTCTGAAATAGGCAATATATTCTCGTTGAGCAGCGCCATGATGCCGATGTGCAGACGTGAAATGTGGATGTCGCCTTCGATATCCGGCGGGTCTATCTTCATCAATTTCTTGTGAATTACCGGAATAGCGTAAAACAGATTCTCAACGATATTTTCGATGGTATCCTGGGTATTCATGAAAGATTTATCCGGATAAGACGGAATAGTTACTAATGTTAACTATTATAGCGTAAATAGCTATAAATGGCAATAGCGGATAACCGGTTCCGTCTAGATTTTGCGTATTTTCCGTACCCCGCTCCCTAGAGCAGCCTCAGCCCGTATTCCACCAGGCTCCTGGCCTTGGATTTGCCGCTGCCCACGTATTTATCCAGCTCCTGCCAGAATTTCCGGCTGTGATTGTGCAGTCGGGTGTGGACCAGCTCGTGCAGGATGACATAATCAAATAGCTCCGGAGGCAGGGCTATCAGCTTGATATTGAGGCTGATATTGCCCTTGCCGGAGCAGCTGCCCCAGCGCGTCCGCTGGTTACGGATGGATACCTTGCCGAACTTGAATCCGTGCTGCTGCGCCAGCAGCCGCAAGCGGGCGGTGATTTGCTGCCTGGCCGCCGCTTTGTCTATGGTGGAAAAAGCATCCTGGGAAGCCTTCTTTTGCTCTTCATAAGTCTGGATTTTGGTCAGGTGCTTCTTTATCCATTGCTTCTTGGTATTGACAAAGTCCAGCGCCGCGGTGAAAGAGGTGTGCCGCGGCACGGCCACCCTCACGCCTTGGCCGGGGCGTACGGAAATGACGATGCGCCGGGCGCGGGCGCTGGGCTGCAACAGCACCGCGCCGATGCCCTCTACCTGTACCGTCCGGGAATCAGCCATTATAAATATATTTTACCCGTTTTCCACCGCGCGAATAAAGGAAAGCTTGGGCGTGGGTGGGGGTAAAACAGGGGATTTTATTCTCCGGCGAACCGGGGCGCCGGGAGTTCCGCCCCGCTTTTCCTGGTAAGCATCCTGGCCAGGATGATGATGGTTATATAAAAAAAGTAGGTCCACAGGCTGCGCCAGGCAAAGAAGAAGGGCAGCACCGCCAGTACCAGCGCGGTATCCGGGTAGCGCCGGCAGTACTTCCAGTACCAGACGATGGCCCCGGCGAACGCCGTCACTTCCATGATGGTGAAAGGCAGCGCCGACCGTACATTTAGTACCCCGCCCGTCACGAAGGAGATAAGCCCCACCCCGATGGGGAACATCGGCTGCGCCATGGGGGCAGTCAGGGATTTCAGCCAGAGCGCCGGGTCCCGGACGATGAAGTAGCCGTTAGCTGCCAGGAATATCGCGGCGATAATCCCGGTGGCCGCGGCGGCGTACCTGGCGCCTGATGTACGCCATATCAGGATAAGGTAAAAAGGCAGGAAGAACCAGGCCGTTTGCTTGGTGGCCACCGCCACGCCCATGAAGATAGCGGAAAGCCAGTCGTTCTCCCCCAGGGTAATCCAGGCGATGAGCAGGAACGGGAAGATGAGGCTGCCGGTCTCGCCGATACTCATGCTATTCCACAGTTCCAGGCTGATAAGCACTATGCCGATGAAGAAAAGACGCCTCCCGGCGGGCACCCGCCAGGCCACGTAAACCAGCCCGGCGACGATGTAGATAAAGTATATCCACCTGATATCTTTGATGCCGATAGACAGGAACGGCGTCAGCAGCAGAAAAGAGCCGGACGGGTAACAGACGTGCGACTCTATTTCCGGGGGCGGCGCGGAGGGGTGCTGTAATGCCGCGTTCCATACGTCCTTAAGCTGCTGTGGGGTGGGGTAGGGGAATACGTCCGCCAGCCGCCCCTTTTGCAGCGGCGTAATGCGGTCGTAGGAGCCGTTGTATTTTATGAAAGCGGTGACGATATTCGCCGCGGCGTAGGGGTTCTGGCC from Dehalococcoidales bacterium carries:
- a CDS encoding MarR family transcriptional regulator; this encodes MNTQDTIENIVENLFYAIPVIHKKLMKIDPPDIEGDIHISRLHIGIMALLNENILPISEIANTFLIPKPQMTYLLNQMVKAGLVEKAANINDRRITDVILTPKGKETFKRCDEFLKNNVRIMLAYLTEKELEELAVSLSKLKEIGPKLGSRGKPNQDPGKTEWISKDNAK
- a CDS encoding M48 family metallopeptidase; amino-acid sequence: MADSRTVQVEGIGAVLLQPSARARRIVISVRPGQGVRVAVPRHTSFTAALDFVNTKKQWIKKHLTKIQTYEEQKKASQDAFSTIDKAAARQQITARLRLLAQQHGFKFGKVSIRNQRTRWGSCSGKGNISLNIKLIALPPELFDYVILHELVHTRLHNHSRKFWQELDKYVGSGKSKARSLVEYGLRLL
- a CDS encoding glycosyltransferase 87 family protein, which encodes MENSLTPSNNAKKGFTFFPPDVTPRVTLFPFAIAIQLIACAISGVGFAANKAAFWLGGMVLWLLWFWVMFLIVTPETDMGVRRHYGGLRRGAMIILVIVLATGVGELFVLGLFAPGYTKSGASNDFSKSLEQMQHGFQYNDGTALSQQAAENLLDGQNPYAAANIVTAFIKYNGSYDRITPLQKGRLADVFPYPTPQQLKDVWNAALQHPSAPPPEIESHVCYPSGSFLLLTPFLSIGIKDIRWIYFIYIVAGLVYVAWRVPAGRRLFFIGIVLISLELWNSMSIGETGSLIFPFLLIAWITLGENDWLSAIFMGVAVATKQTAWFFLPFYLILIWRTSGARYAAAATGIIAAIFLAANGYFIVRDPALWLKSLTAPMAQPMFPIGVGLISFVTGGVLNVRSALPFTIMEVTAFAGAIVWYWKYCRRYPDTALVLAVLPFFFAWRSLWTYFFYITIIILARMLTRKSGAELPAPRFAGE